The Pseudarthrobacter sulfonivorans genome includes a window with the following:
- a CDS encoding metal-dependent transcriptional regulator, with the protein MTVSELTASAQDYLKMIWSSTEWAEAPITVGAMAERMAVKPSTVSDGIRRLAKQGLVTHAPYGSIELTPAGRAHAVEMVRRHRLLETFLVQILGYGWDEVHDEAEILEHAVSDTMIQRIDEKLGHPTRDPHGDPIPSGNGVPHPPQGDPLTSVEPERTVTITRISDADPDMLRYFTQLGLGPDTRLQVLAHRPYADVTTIRVGDRDVDLGPSAAEAIWVVAN; encoded by the coding sequence ATGACCGTCTCCGAGCTGACAGCTTCCGCGCAGGACTACCTGAAGATGATCTGGTCCTCAACGGAATGGGCCGAGGCTCCCATCACTGTTGGCGCCATGGCCGAGCGGATGGCGGTCAAACCGTCCACCGTTTCGGACGGCATCCGTCGGCTGGCAAAGCAGGGCCTGGTCACCCATGCCCCCTATGGCAGCATCGAACTGACGCCCGCCGGCCGGGCACACGCTGTCGAAATGGTGCGCAGGCACCGGCTTCTGGAAACATTCCTCGTGCAGATTCTGGGATACGGCTGGGACGAGGTACACGACGAGGCCGAGATCCTCGAGCACGCCGTTTCCGACACCATGATCCAGCGCATTGACGAGAAGCTCGGCCACCCCACCAGGGATCCACACGGAGACCCAATCCCCTCTGGGAATGGGGTACCGCACCCCCCGCAAGGGGATCCTCTGACATCCGTGGAACCGGAACGGACGGTCACCATCACAAGGATCTCGGACGCGGACCCGGACATGCTCCGGTACTTCACCCAGCTCGGGCTGGGACCGGACACCCGGCTCCAAGTTTTAGCACACCGCCCGTATGCGGACGTGACCACGATTCGGGTGGGGGACCGCGACGTTGATCTGGGCCCCTCCGCAGCAGAGGCCATCTGGGTAGTGGCAAACTAA
- a CDS encoding multicopper oxidase domain-containing protein: MDGTPKTEGKTMPTRRAMLAGAAAFAAAPALAGWAPLDSKDPGHHAGHGTVSGQAAKTSTDGSSAAGAGSPRTDAGHMANHAGHAGFAGGSVPPERAGIDPTAILHDFDRGKTSTLPDGRTLREWDIVAVDMDFEIAPGVTFPGWSYNGRIPGPTLWAQEGDALRIHFTNAGAHPHTIHFHGIHRAEMDGTPGIGAGSIAPGQSFTYEFDATPFGTHLYHCHQSPLAPHIAKGLYGGFIIEPKVGRPKADNEMVMVMNGYNTDGGDDNEFYSVNGLPFHFMDFPVQVKQNELVRIHLINVLEYDPINSFHVHGNFFHYYPTGTMLTPSEYTDTISQVQGQRGIVELRFPYPGKYMFHAHKTEFAELGWMGFFEVGAS, encoded by the coding sequence ATGGACGGCACGCCGAAAACCGAAGGAAAGACGATGCCGACGCGGCGTGCCATGCTCGCAGGAGCGGCGGCCTTTGCCGCGGCGCCTGCGCTTGCCGGCTGGGCACCGTTGGATTCCAAGGATCCCGGGCATCACGCCGGACACGGCACGGTGTCAGGTCAGGCAGCGAAGACTTCCACGGACGGCTCCTCAGCGGCAGGCGCTGGTTCGCCCCGCACGGACGCTGGCCACATGGCGAACCATGCCGGTCACGCAGGCTTCGCCGGCGGTTCCGTCCCGCCGGAGCGCGCAGGGATCGACCCGACCGCGATCCTGCACGATTTCGACCGGGGGAAAACCAGCACGCTTCCGGACGGCCGCACCCTTCGGGAGTGGGACATCGTCGCAGTAGATATGGACTTCGAGATCGCCCCGGGGGTGACGTTCCCGGGCTGGAGCTACAACGGCCGGATCCCCGGTCCGACCCTCTGGGCGCAGGAAGGCGACGCCCTGCGGATCCACTTCACCAATGCCGGAGCGCACCCCCACACCATCCACTTCCACGGGATCCACCGGGCCGAGATGGACGGCACCCCGGGGATCGGCGCCGGGTCCATCGCTCCGGGCCAAAGCTTCACCTACGAATTTGATGCCACACCATTCGGCACGCATCTCTACCACTGCCACCAGTCGCCACTGGCGCCGCACATCGCCAAGGGCCTCTACGGCGGCTTCATCATCGAACCCAAAGTAGGCCGGCCGAAAGCCGACAACGAAATGGTCATGGTGATGAACGGCTACAACACCGACGGCGGCGACGACAACGAGTTCTACTCCGTCAACGGACTGCCCTTCCACTTCATGGACTTCCCCGTCCAGGTCAAGCAAAACGAGCTCGTCCGGATCCACCTCATCAACGTCCTCGAATACGACCCCATCAATTCCTTCCACGTGCACGGAAACTTCTTCCACTACTACCCCACCGGGACCATGCTGACGCCCAGTGAATACACCGACACCATCTCGCAAGTGCAGGGCCAGCGCGGCATCGTGGAGCTCCGCTTCCCATACCCGGGCAAGTACATGTTCCACGCCCACAAGACCGAGTTCGCGGAACTGGGCTGGATGGGCTTCTTCGAGGTGGGCGCATCATGA
- a CDS encoding alpha/beta fold hydrolase, with translation MKIALAPDGAELAWAEEGQGGPLLLIAGQATAMEGWGPTAEALAEHFRVIRFDHRGIGGSSNGDAGRYTTRLLAADAAAVLKASRAESAHVYGHSMGGRVAQWLAIDHPQSVRGLILAATSGGKLAGAEPTKDAMEALVSGDMARLAPLFFAPEWAADHPDATRAFFNSRATAWAKARHFRASQDHDAWSHLGSIESPTLILHGTDDALTPMLNAVQLHRHIRCSTLAKVPGAGHGLHLDRPETIQWIRQFIAAKAAL, from the coding sequence GTGAAGATTGCCCTGGCTCCCGACGGCGCCGAACTGGCGTGGGCCGAAGAAGGGCAGGGCGGGCCCCTGCTGCTGATTGCCGGCCAGGCCACGGCGATGGAGGGTTGGGGACCAACGGCGGAGGCCTTGGCTGAGCATTTCCGCGTCATCCGCTTCGACCACCGGGGGATCGGCGGGAGCAGCAACGGCGACGCCGGCCGCTACACCACGAGGCTCCTTGCCGCCGACGCGGCGGCTGTCCTGAAGGCCTCTCGCGCCGAGTCCGCACACGTGTACGGCCACTCCATGGGCGGTCGGGTGGCCCAATGGCTTGCTATCGACCACCCGCAGAGTGTTCGTGGGCTGATTCTTGCCGCCACAAGCGGAGGCAAACTGGCGGGAGCCGAGCCCACCAAGGACGCCATGGAAGCCCTAGTCAGCGGCGACATGGCGCGCCTCGCGCCCCTCTTCTTTGCTCCGGAATGGGCCGCGGACCACCCCGACGCCACACGCGCGTTCTTCAATTCGCGGGCCACAGCCTGGGCCAAAGCACGCCACTTCCGTGCCAGCCAGGACCACGACGCATGGAGCCACCTCGGCTCCATCGAATCTCCCACGCTCATCCTCCACGGCACCGACGACGCCCTGACACCCATGCTTAACGCCGTCCAGTTGCACCGGCACATTCGCTGCTCCACGCTGGCCAAGGTCCCCGGCGCCGGCCACGGCCTCCACCTGGACCGTCCGGAAACCATCCAGTGGATCCGGCAGTTCATCGCCGCTAAAGCAGCCCTCTGA
- a CDS encoding AraC family transcriptional regulator: MSAADPGDGASARLAERLLGMRASREVIPVDPNHSVRWHEHDYPTAAARWNYHPEYEIHLIRKGTGKFIVGDHIGTFEAGHVSLVGSGLPHDWVSDLEPGEVIAGRDALIQFDGKWVEQTTALVPELAEIEPLLEQSARGIEFLGSTARAAAASIEAMGTSTGLGRLHHLLELFAILARSPQEDRRYLADEWFRPQLDGQAAAVVDIVLEYVFGNHAGNVRMSEAAALVGMSEPTFSKYFKRATGQNFSDLVRKLRLAHARRLLERSDKPISDICYEVGFSNLSNFNRHFLNDAGETPRSYRQRMQG, encoded by the coding sequence ATGAGTGCTGCAGATCCCGGCGACGGGGCATCGGCCAGGCTTGCCGAAAGGCTGCTGGGCATGCGGGCCAGCCGGGAGGTCATCCCGGTGGATCCGAACCATTCGGTCCGGTGGCACGAGCATGACTACCCCACCGCGGCGGCCCGCTGGAATTACCACCCCGAGTATGAGATCCACCTGATCAGGAAAGGCACCGGCAAGTTCATTGTCGGTGACCACATCGGCACGTTCGAGGCCGGGCATGTGTCGCTGGTGGGATCAGGACTGCCCCACGACTGGGTCAGCGACCTCGAGCCCGGCGAGGTCATTGCCGGCAGGGACGCCCTGATCCAGTTCGATGGAAAATGGGTGGAGCAGACCACGGCCTTGGTTCCGGAGCTGGCCGAAATCGAACCCCTGCTGGAACAGTCCGCACGCGGTATCGAGTTCCTCGGGAGCACGGCCCGGGCTGCGGCCGCATCCATCGAAGCGATGGGCACCTCCACCGGGCTGGGGCGGCTGCACCACCTGCTGGAACTGTTTGCCATTCTTGCGCGCTCACCGCAGGAGGACCGGCGCTACCTCGCTGACGAATGGTTCAGGCCGCAGCTGGACGGCCAGGCCGCGGCGGTGGTGGACATCGTGCTGGAGTACGTGTTTGGCAATCACGCCGGCAACGTCAGGATGTCCGAGGCGGCGGCCCTCGTGGGAATGTCCGAGCCGACCTTCTCGAAATACTTCAAGCGCGCCACCGGCCAGAACTTCAGCGATCTGGTCCGCAAACTCCGCCTGGCCCATGCACGCCGGCTGCTCGAACGCAGCGACAAACCCATCTCGGACATTTGCTATGAGGTCGGGTTTTCCAACCTGTCCAACTTCAACCGGCATTTCCTGAACGACGCCGGCGAAACGCCCCGGAGCTACCGCCAACGAATGCAGGGCTGA
- a CDS encoding MOSC domain-containing protein, whose amino-acid sequence MTETFRYDVEVLHLLVSPAHAYFGRAREGAADVPTADAGRVELVAGKGIVGDRFFGKAAHLDAAVTLFAIESLEAIAAELGTARFDPLLTRRNVVLRGAHLAPLLGHDFALESQGDLVRLTAGRPAHPCVWMDEMLAPGAHKAMRGRGGVRCRVISDGVLHRGPAVLVSPVPLEPERAGEATLLRASRLSSSTPP is encoded by the coding sequence ATGACGGAAACCTTTCGGTACGACGTGGAGGTCCTGCATCTCCTGGTCTCGCCGGCGCACGCCTACTTCGGCCGGGCCCGCGAGGGTGCCGCGGATGTCCCCACCGCGGATGCCGGGCGGGTGGAGCTCGTGGCGGGCAAGGGCATCGTCGGGGACCGGTTCTTCGGCAAGGCCGCGCACTTGGACGCCGCCGTCACCCTGTTCGCGATCGAGTCGCTCGAGGCCATCGCCGCGGAGCTGGGAACGGCACGGTTTGACCCGCTCCTGACAAGGCGCAACGTTGTGCTCCGAGGCGCTCATCTGGCTCCGTTGCTGGGACACGACTTTGCCCTGGAATCCCAGGGAGACCTGGTGCGACTCACGGCCGGGCGGCCCGCCCACCCCTGCGTCTGGATGGACGAGATGCTCGCCCCGGGCGCACACAAAGCAATGCGCGGCCGGGGCGGTGTGCGCTGCCGGGTAATTTCCGACGGAGTCCTGCACCGCGGGCCGGCGGTACTGGTCAGCCCCGTGCCGCTCGAGCCCGAGCGCGCCGGCGAGGCCACGCTGTTGCGGGCGTCGCGGCTGTCGAGTTCGA
- the arr gene encoding NAD(+)--rifampin ADP-ribosyltransferase, giving the protein MENESMSPQAKDPGPFYHGTKADLKPGDFLKPGNTSNYGERKTANYIYLTATLDAATWGAELGVGEGPGRIYRVEPTGSFEDDPNLTDKKFPGNPTRSYRTHEPLRVVDEILDWQPHSPEVLQNMRNHLEELKRLGIEAIN; this is encoded by the coding sequence ATGGAGAACGAATCAATGTCGCCGCAGGCCAAAGACCCCGGGCCCTTCTACCACGGCACCAAAGCCGACCTGAAGCCTGGGGACTTTCTGAAACCCGGCAACACGTCGAATTACGGGGAGCGGAAGACTGCGAACTACATCTACCTGACTGCGACCTTGGATGCGGCTACCTGGGGAGCCGAACTTGGCGTAGGCGAGGGACCAGGCAGGATCTACCGCGTGGAACCCACGGGCTCTTTTGAGGATGACCCCAATCTGACGGACAAGAAGTTCCCGGGCAACCCCACGAGGTCCTACCGCACCCACGAGCCGCTGCGGGTGGTTGACGAGATCTTGGATTGGCAGCCCCATTCCCCCGAGGTGCTTCAGAACATGCGGAACCACCTTGAAGAACTCAAACGGCTGGGCATCGAGGCAATCAACTGA
- a CDS encoding cupin domain-containing protein: protein MRKPELEFHEPIVGWQKTNGDAEHGIWEQILAADPLSGDSTLLQRYEPGADTIASGVIVHDYWEEVMILSGELTDVTLGKTFTAGMYACRPPGMRHGPYLSGAGCSMLVVVRPSPEPGANGHLRP, encoded by the coding sequence ATGCGCAAACCAGAGCTGGAGTTCCACGAACCGATCGTTGGCTGGCAGAAGACAAACGGCGACGCCGAACACGGAATCTGGGAGCAGATCCTCGCTGCGGACCCTCTCAGCGGAGATTCGACCCTGCTCCAACGCTATGAGCCCGGCGCCGACACCATAGCGAGCGGCGTGATCGTCCACGACTATTGGGAAGAGGTCATGATTCTCTCGGGGGAACTCACCGATGTGACCCTCGGGAAGACTTTTACGGCCGGCATGTACGCGTGCCGTCCGCCCGGCATGCGTCACGGGCCTTACCTCAGCGGCGCCGGCTGCAGCATGCTCGTTGTTGTTCGGCCTTCCCCGGAACCCGGCGCGAACGGACACTTGAGGCCCTAG
- a CDS encoding ABC transporter substrate-binding protein yields the protein MRPKTRAAAIAAGALCIALSASACAGAGGGNSAGDPNSINVLMVNNPQMEDLQRLTADNFTKETGIKVNYTILPENDVRAKISQEFSSQAGQYDVASLSNYEIPFYSANGWLAPLDNVAENAAFDQDDILPAYTASLTGEDGKLYGEPFYGESSFLMYRKDILDAKGLTLPAKPTWDEVADIAAQVDGAAPGIKGICLRGQPGWGQVFAPLTTVVNTFGGTWFDKDWNAQVNSPKFTAAVDFYTKLVREHGEAGAAQAGFTECLNNMSQSKVAMWYDATSAAGALESDTSPVKGKIGYAQAPVKETTSSGWLWTWSWAVQAASKKQDAAGKFIAWASSKEYEELVASKLGWAKVPSGKRISTYENTDFQKAAPFFEAERFAIENADPKNPGAQERPAVGIQFVGIPEFAALGTNVSQGVSSAIAGQGTVADALAKGQEAAQKVGNKYK from the coding sequence ATGCGCCCAAAAACGCGCGCTGCCGCGATTGCCGCCGGAGCCCTCTGCATCGCCCTGAGCGCCTCGGCCTGTGCAGGTGCCGGCGGAGGCAATTCCGCCGGAGACCCCAACAGCATCAATGTCCTGATGGTGAACAACCCCCAGATGGAGGACCTGCAGCGGCTCACCGCGGATAATTTCACCAAGGAAACCGGCATCAAGGTCAACTACACGATCCTGCCTGAAAACGACGTCCGGGCCAAGATCAGCCAGGAGTTCTCCAGCCAGGCCGGCCAGTACGACGTCGCGTCACTGTCCAACTACGAGATCCCGTTCTATTCCGCCAACGGCTGGCTCGCGCCGCTGGACAATGTTGCCGAGAACGCCGCGTTTGACCAGGACGACATCCTGCCCGCCTACACGGCCTCCCTCACCGGCGAGGACGGCAAGCTCTACGGCGAACCGTTCTACGGCGAATCCTCTTTCCTGATGTACCGCAAGGACATTCTGGACGCCAAGGGCCTGACCCTGCCGGCGAAGCCCACCTGGGACGAGGTGGCGGACATAGCAGCACAGGTGGACGGCGCAGCCCCGGGAATAAAGGGCATCTGCCTGCGCGGCCAGCCCGGCTGGGGACAGGTCTTCGCGCCGCTGACCACCGTGGTGAACACCTTCGGCGGGACCTGGTTCGACAAGGACTGGAACGCCCAGGTCAACTCCCCGAAGTTCACAGCAGCCGTCGACTTCTACACCAAACTGGTCCGGGAGCACGGTGAAGCAGGGGCCGCGCAGGCCGGCTTCACCGAATGCCTGAACAACATGAGCCAAAGCAAAGTGGCCATGTGGTACGACGCCACGTCGGCCGCCGGCGCCCTCGAATCAGACACGTCCCCCGTGAAGGGGAAGATCGGCTACGCCCAGGCCCCGGTAAAGGAAACGACGTCGTCCGGCTGGCTGTGGACCTGGTCCTGGGCTGTGCAGGCGGCCTCCAAGAAACAGGATGCTGCCGGGAAGTTCATCGCCTGGGCCAGCTCGAAGGAGTACGAGGAACTGGTCGCCTCCAAGCTCGGCTGGGCGAAGGTTCCCTCAGGCAAGCGCATCTCCACCTACGAGAACACCGACTTCCAGAAGGCGGCACCGTTCTTCGAGGCCGAACGCTTCGCCATCGAGAACGCCGACCCGAAGAACCCCGGCGCCCAGGAACGTCCCGCCGTCGGCATCCAGTTTGTGGGCATTCCCGAGTTCGCTGCCCTGGGCACCAACGTCTCCCAGGGCGTCAGCTCCGCCATCGCAGGCCAGGGCACCGTGGCCGACGCACTGGCCAAGGGCCAGGAAGCCGCCCAAAAAGTCGGCAACAAGTACAAGTAG
- a CDS encoding NAD(P)-dependent alcohol dehydrogenase: protein MTTPTAQSTTLAPAELPATMRASVLKRQGDMVMETLPLPQPDADQVLVQVAAVGVCGSDVHYYEHGRIGDYVVDHPLILGHELSGRIAAVGSAVDPARIGNRVAVEPQRPCRTCKQCKAGRYNLCPDIEFYATPPIDGAFAEYVTIQSDFAYDIPDSVSDEAAALIEPLSVGLWACERAEIKPGSRVLIAGAGPIGIIAAQAARAFGATEIYITDIAEDRLAFALEHGATHALNAKTDSVEGLDVDAFIDASGAPQAVRSGIKAVGPAGRVILVGLGADDVELPVSYIQNREIWLSGVFRYTNTWPLAIQLIADGKVDLDILVTGKFTLAESEEALKAGKQAGQLKAVVYPGR, encoded by the coding sequence ATGACAACACCCACCGCCCAGTCCACCACCCTGGCCCCCGCCGAACTGCCAGCCACCATGCGGGCTTCCGTTCTGAAGCGCCAGGGCGACATGGTCATGGAAACCCTTCCCCTGCCGCAGCCCGACGCCGACCAGGTCCTGGTGCAGGTGGCCGCCGTCGGCGTCTGCGGCAGCGACGTCCACTACTACGAGCACGGCCGGATCGGCGACTATGTGGTGGACCACCCGCTGATCCTCGGCCACGAACTCTCCGGCCGGATCGCCGCCGTCGGAAGCGCCGTTGACCCCGCCCGCATCGGCAACCGCGTCGCCGTCGAACCCCAGCGCCCCTGCCGCACCTGCAAGCAGTGCAAAGCCGGCCGCTACAACCTGTGCCCGGACATCGAGTTCTATGCCACCCCGCCGATCGACGGCGCCTTCGCCGAATACGTCACCATCCAGAGCGACTTCGCCTACGACATCCCGGACAGTGTCAGCGACGAGGCCGCAGCCCTCATCGAACCGCTCTCCGTCGGGCTCTGGGCCTGCGAACGAGCGGAAATCAAGCCGGGCAGCCGGGTCCTGATCGCCGGCGCCGGCCCGATCGGCATCATCGCCGCCCAGGCTGCACGCGCGTTCGGCGCCACCGAAATCTACATCACTGACATCGCCGAGGACCGGCTCGCCTTCGCTTTGGAACATGGCGCCACGCACGCGCTGAACGCCAAGACGGACAGTGTGGAAGGGCTCGACGTCGATGCGTTCATTGACGCTTCCGGCGCACCGCAGGCGGTCCGTTCCGGGATCAAGGCCGTCGGACCGGCCGGCAGGGTCATCCTGGTGGGGCTCGGGGCGGACGACGTCGAACTCCCTGTTTCGTACATCCAGAACCGGGAGATCTGGCTCTCCGGCGTGTTCCGGTACACCAACACCTGGCCGCTGGCGATCCAACTGATCGCCGACGGAAAGGTGGACCTGGACATTCTCGTCACCGGAAAGTTCACCCTCGCCGAGTCCGAAGAAGCCCTGAAAGCGGGCAAGCAGGCCGGCCAGCTCAAAGCCGTCGTCTACCCCGGCCGTTGA
- a CDS encoding carbohydrate ABC transporter permease, with protein sequence MTTATARISRPGHHAAKLPRNARSRERALAWARRAPLLPALIFLILVTQLPFVVTLIISFLNWNSLSPDKTAFAGLENYVTVLTDPDLRQAIFTTILLTVSVVLASLVIGLGLALLLDKKFIGRGLARTLLIAPFLVVPVAAALIWKHALLNPTYGLINGILTWIWSLFGSSTAPQLDLLSQAPMMAVIVSLVWQWTPFMMLILLAGLQSRPMDTVEAAQMDGATPWAIFRHLTLPHLRQYLELGGLLGAIYIVQNFDAVFTLTAGGLGTANLPYAIYQTFYFANEYGLASAAGVVVVIGTIVVATFALRTVFSLFKKEAAR encoded by the coding sequence ATGACTACCGCAACGGCGCGCATCTCCCGCCCGGGACACCACGCAGCCAAACTTCCAAGAAATGCCCGGTCGCGGGAACGCGCCCTGGCCTGGGCCCGGCGTGCACCGCTGCTTCCGGCCCTGATCTTCCTCATTCTCGTCACCCAGCTCCCGTTCGTGGTGACGCTGATCATCTCGTTCCTGAACTGGAACAGCCTCAGCCCTGACAAGACCGCCTTCGCCGGCCTCGAGAACTACGTCACGGTCCTCACCGACCCGGACCTGCGCCAGGCCATCTTCACCACCATCCTCCTCACCGTCTCCGTCGTGCTCGCCAGCCTGGTCATCGGGCTGGGCCTGGCCCTGCTGCTGGACAAGAAGTTCATCGGCCGCGGACTGGCGCGGACGCTGCTGATCGCACCGTTCCTGGTGGTGCCCGTGGCCGCGGCCCTCATCTGGAAGCACGCCCTGCTCAACCCCACGTACGGGCTGATCAACGGCATCCTGACCTGGATCTGGTCCCTCTTCGGCAGCAGCACGGCACCCCAGCTGGACCTGCTGTCCCAGGCACCCATGATGGCCGTCATCGTCTCGCTGGTCTGGCAGTGGACACCGTTTATGATGCTCATCCTGCTGGCGGGCCTGCAGTCCCGTCCCATGGACACCGTGGAAGCGGCCCAGATGGACGGCGCCACACCGTGGGCGATCTTCCGGCACCTCACCCTGCCGCATCTGCGCCAGTACCTGGAGCTTGGCGGCCTGCTCGGAGCCATCTATATCGTGCAGAACTTCGACGCCGTCTTCACCCTCACCGCAGGCGGACTGGGCACGGCCAACCTGCCCTACGCCATCTACCAGACGTTCTACTTCGCCAACGAATACGGCCTGGCGTCTGCTGCCGGCGTCGTAGTGGTCATCGGCACCATCGTCGTGGCCACTTTTGCCCTCCGCACCGTCTTTTCGCTCTTCAAGAAGGAGGCAGCACGATGA
- a CDS encoding ZIP family metal transporter: MSLDEKSAAALAAAPHRRPPVPRWMLGLGPLVLIAILLGLFTLLNAPGLNKLSDGVPPKEEVAVEDIRLTSGQIAITVRNEGPDPVSIAQVNVSDYYALFTQTRETMAPLESTTLTIIYSWVEGDPYEVALVTSNGGKIPAVIEAAALSPERGSSFFGLMLLMGIYVGVIPVALGMLWMPFVRRSSASWVRVLLGVTVGLLAFLAIDATLEAVGLLAGSGAFGGPMVVFLGAVTAYLILEGTDAWMRRHQNSSAAGQPSALPPQRLALLIAIGIGLHNFGEGLAIGSAYAVGSLALGASLIVGFAIHNTTEGLAIVTPLAKQAPGLGRLVILGLIAGAPAAAGALLGATVYQPALAAFLLGIGAGAVAQVAVKLLPMLKDTAGKAFTPLTGAGIVLGMGLMFATGLLVQA; this comes from the coding sequence ATGAGCCTGGATGAAAAGTCAGCTGCCGCCCTGGCGGCCGCACCCCACCGCCGGCCACCGGTGCCGCGGTGGATGCTCGGATTGGGCCCCCTGGTCCTGATCGCAATCCTGCTGGGCCTGTTCACATTGCTCAACGCACCCGGTCTCAACAAACTCTCCGACGGCGTTCCGCCTAAGGAGGAGGTCGCCGTCGAAGACATCCGCCTGACATCAGGCCAGATCGCCATTACCGTCCGCAACGAGGGACCCGACCCGGTATCCATCGCCCAGGTCAACGTCTCGGACTACTACGCCCTGTTCACGCAGACCCGGGAAACCATGGCGCCGCTGGAGTCCACCACCCTCACCATCATCTACAGCTGGGTGGAAGGGGATCCCTACGAGGTGGCGCTGGTGACCTCGAACGGCGGCAAGATCCCGGCGGTTATTGAAGCGGCCGCCCTGAGTCCGGAGCGCGGCAGCTCCTTCTTCGGACTCATGTTGCTCATGGGGATCTATGTGGGCGTGATACCCGTGGCCCTGGGAATGCTGTGGATGCCGTTCGTGCGCCGTTCGTCCGCGTCCTGGGTCCGCGTCCTCTTGGGAGTCACCGTCGGGCTGCTGGCCTTCCTGGCCATCGACGCGACCCTCGAAGCCGTGGGACTCTTGGCCGGCAGCGGCGCGTTCGGCGGCCCCATGGTCGTCTTCCTCGGCGCCGTGACCGCCTACCTCATCCTCGAGGGAACGGATGCGTGGATGCGCCGGCACCAGAACTCCAGCGCTGCCGGCCAACCTTCAGCCCTGCCGCCGCAGCGCCTGGCGCTGCTGATCGCCATCGGCATCGGCCTGCACAACTTCGGCGAAGGACTCGCCATCGGATCCGCGTACGCGGTGGGCTCACTCGCCTTGGGCGCGTCCCTGATCGTAGGCTTCGCCATCCACAACACAACCGAGGGCCTGGCGATCGTCACCCCGCTCGCCAAACAAGCCCCCGGCCTGGGCCGCCTGGTGATCCTGGGACTCATCGCAGGAGCGCCCGCGGCCGCCGGGGCCCTCCTCGGGGCGACCGTGTACCAGCCGGCCCTTGCTGCTTTCCTGCTCGGCATCGGAGCCGGAGCCGTGGCCCAGGTGGCCGTCAAACTCCTGCCAATGCTCAAGGACACCGCGGGCAAGGCCTTCACCCCGCTCACCGGCGCAGGCATCGTCCTGGGAATGGGACTGATGTTCGCCACCGGCCTGTTGGTCCAGGCCTAG
- a CDS encoding carbohydrate ABC transporter permease, translating to MSTLTPAAHRKATTGPTAQATGTLRRGKSRMDPTRNNTAAGLGAWLLALLFAAPVMWMILTSFHSETDAATNPPSIAANLTLDAYREFFGETSGVSPWPSLINSATASILSTVLVLVLAIPAAYALSIRPVKKWTDVMFFFLSTKMMPVVAAILPLYLFARTVGALDNIWFLILMYTSMNLPIAVWMMRSFLAEVPVEMLEAAQIDGAGLLLTLRKVVAPVAMPGIAATALICFIFSWNELLLARVLTGVVAGTAPVFLTGFVSGQGLFLAKVCAAAVVISLPVLFAGFAAQDKLVQGLSLGAVK from the coding sequence ATGAGCACGCTCACTCCTGCCGCACACCGCAAGGCAACCACCGGCCCCACCGCACAGGCGACCGGAACGCTCCGGCGCGGCAAGTCACGCATGGACCCCACCCGCAACAACACCGCCGCCGGCCTCGGGGCCTGGCTGCTCGCCTTGCTCTTCGCCGCCCCGGTGATGTGGATGATCCTGACCTCCTTCCACTCCGAAACCGACGCCGCCACCAACCCGCCGTCCATCGCCGCGAACCTCACCCTGGACGCGTACCGGGAGTTCTTCGGGGAAACGTCCGGCGTCAGCCCGTGGCCGTCGCTGATCAACTCCGCCACCGCATCCATCCTGTCCACGGTTCTCGTCCTGGTGCTGGCCATTCCCGCCGCGTATGCCCTGTCCATCCGGCCGGTGAAGAAATGGACCGACGTGATGTTCTTCTTCCTCTCCACAAAGATGATGCCCGTGGTGGCGGCGATCCTGCCGCTTTACCTGTTCGCCAGGACCGTCGGTGCGCTGGACAACATCTGGTTCCTGATCCTGATGTACACGTCCATGAACCTTCCCATCGCGGTCTGGATGATGAGGTCCTTCCTCGCCGAGGTACCGGTCGAAATGCTGGAAGCCGCCCAGATCGACGGCGCCGGGCTGCTCCTCACGTTGCGCAAGGTGGTGGCACCTGTCGCGATGCCCGGCATCGCCGCGACCGCGCTGATCTGCTTCATCTTCAGCTGGAACGAACTGCTCCTGGCCCGGGTCCTCACCGGCGTGGTGGCGGGAACAGCACCAGTCTTCCTGACCGGCTTCGTCTCCGGCCAGGGCCTCTTCCTCGCCAAGGTGTGCGCTGCCGCCGTCGTGATTTCCCTCCCGGTGCTGTTCGCCGGGTTCGCCGCCCAGGACAAGCTCGTCCAGGGCCTCTCCCTGGGCGCCGTCAAGTAG